One segment of Brassica napus cultivar Da-Ae chromosome C3, Da-Ae, whole genome shotgun sequence DNA contains the following:
- the LOC106389078 gene encoding ABC transporter I family member 6, chloroplastic, protein MAGANLNLRHAYSIAQFVPTVSSPSPPYHRVQLRISPSRVLFSNLRANSPTSRTTTRRSNTVASSSVSSAVDSDSLVGDGGEVRKIPLLEVKDLRAVIVESRQEILKGVNLVVYEGEVHAVMGKNGSGKSTFSKVLVGHPDYEVTGGSIVFKGQNLVDMEPEERSLAGLFMSFQSPVEIPGVSNMDFLNMAFNARKRKLGQPELDPIQFYSHLVSKLEVVNMKTDFLNRNVNEGFSGGERKRNEILQLAVLGAELAILDEIDSGLDVDALQDVAKAVNGLLTPKNSVLMITHYQRLLDYIKPTFIHIMENGKIIKTGDNTLAKLLEKEGYKAISG, encoded by the exons ATGGCCGGCGCAAACCTAAATCTCCGTCACGCGTACTCTATCGCTCAATTCGTTCCCACcgtttcttctccttctcctccttATCACCGAGTTCAGCTCAGAATCTCACCCTCTCGTGTTCTCTTTTCTAATCTCCGAGCTAATTCTCCAACCTCACGAACCACCACTCGCCGTTCAAATACTGTTGCTTCGTCTTCCGTATCTTCCGCCGTCGATTCTGATTCGTTGGTGGGAGATGGCGGTGAAGTGAGGAAGATCCCTTTGCTAGAGGTAAAGGATCTGAGAGCTGTGATTGTTGAATCGAGGCAGGAGATACTCAAAGGCGTCAACTTGGTTGTCTACGAAGGAGAG GTTCACGCAGTGATGGGGAAGAATGGTTCAGGGAAGAGCACATTCTCTAAG GTTCTTGTTGGTCATCCGGATTATGAAGTGACGGGAGGGAGTATTGTATTCAAAGGGCAGAATCTGGTTGATATGGAGCCAGAGGAGAGATCTCTTGCTGGTCTCTTCATGAGTTTCCAGTCACCAGTTGAGATCCCTGGTGTTAGCAACATGGATTTCTTGAATATGGCTTTCAATGCTCGGAAACGGAAGCTCGGTCAGCCAGAGCTTGATCCAATCCAG TTCTACAGCCACTTAGTGTCAAAGCTTGAAGTTGTGAATATGAAGACCGATTTTCTGAATAGGAATGTCAATGAAGGGTTTAGTGGTGGCGAAAGGAAACGCAATGAGATTCTACAATTAGCG GTCCTTGGAGCGGAGTTGGCTATACTGGACGAGATAGATTCAGGGCTGGATGTTGATGCTCTTCAAGATGTGGCAAAGGCGGTGAACGGGCTATTGACACCAAAAAACTCTGTTCTGATGATAACCCACTATCAACGCCTACTTGACTACATCAAACCAACTTTCATACACATCATG GAGAATGGAAAAATCATTAAAACCGGAGACAACACCTTGGCAAAATTACTGGAAAAGGAAGGATACAAGGCCATATCCGGTTAG
- the LOC106389076 gene encoding DNA gyrase subunit A, chloroplastic/mitochondrial isoform X1, with amino-acid sequence MTPFCHSTVSIPNPNSLMSLSSTLRLSSSLLRRSLSHPRHFRFPLSDPLRRLRRTQPSGLRFISSLPPQSSNNGGLIISGDENSNGGGDPRIVPFELHKEATESYMSYALSVLLGRALPDVRDGLKPVHRRILFAMHELGMSSKKPYKKSARVVGEVLGKFHPHGDTAVYDSLVRMAQSFSLRCPLIQGHGNFGSIDADPAAAMRYTECRLDPLAEAVLLADLDQDTVDFVPNFDNSQKEPTVLPARLPALLLNGASGIAVGMATNIPPHNLGELVDVLCALIHNPEATLQELLEYMPAPDFPTGGTIMGNLGVLDAYRTGRGRVVVRGKTKVEMLDAKTKRNAVIITEIPYQTNKATLVQKIAELVENKILEGISDIRDESDRNGMRVVIELKRGGDPALVLNNLYRHTALQSSFSCNMVGICDGEPKLMGLKELLQAFIDFRCSVVERRERFKLSHAQKRKHIIEGIAVGLDNVEAVIQLIRKASAPSAALQSEYGLSEEQAEAILAISFRRLTALERKKFTDESSSLTEQITKLEQLLSSRTNILKLIEQEAIELKDRFSTPRRSVLEDSDSGDLDDIDVIPNEEMLMAISEKGYVKRMKPDTFNLQNRGTIGKSVGKLRVDDAMSDFLVCHAHDHVLFFSDRGIVYSTRAYKIPECSRNAAGTPLVQILSMSEGERVTSIVPVSEFSEDQYLLMLTVNGCIKKVPLKLFSGIRSTGIIAIQLNSGDELKWVRCCSSDDLVAMASQNGMVVLSTCDGVRTLSRNTKGVTAMRLKNADKMASMDIIPSSLRKDIEVKSEETSADRKQSTGPWLLFVCENGYGKRVPLSSFKPSRLNRVGLIGSKFAEDDRLAAVFVVGYSLAEDGESDEQVVLVSQTGTVNRIKVRDISIQSRRARGVILMRLDHAGKIQSASLISAADVEEEGEGVQSLEESAASL; translated from the exons ATGACACCCTTTTGCCACTCCACTGTCTCAATCCCTAACCCTAACTCCCTCATGTCTCTCTCCTCCACTCTCCGCCTCTCCTCCTCCCTCCTCCGCCGCTCCCTCAGCCACCCTCGCCACTTCCGCTTCCCCCTCTCCGACCCACTACGCCGTCTCCGCCGCACTCAGCCCTCCGGCCTCCGCTTCATCTCCTCCCTTCCTCCACAGTCCTCAAACAACGGCGGCTTGATTATCTCCGGTGATGAAAACAGCAACGGCGGCGGGGACCCTCGTATCGTCCCCTTTGAGCTTCACAAGGAGGCTACAGAGTCTTACATGTCTTATGCCCTCTCTGTTCTCCTTGGACGCGCGTTGCCTGATGTTAGAGACGGCCTCAAGCCTGTTCATCGGAGAATCCT GTTTGCTATGCACGAGCTGGGGATGTCTTCTAAGAAGCCATACAAGAAGTCTGCAAGAGTTGTCGGAGAg GTTCTTGGTAAATTTCATCCGCATGGAGATACTGCTGTTTATGATTCTCTTGTTAGGATGGCTCAG AGCTTCTCCTTGAGATGTCCACTTATCCAAGGACATGGAAATTTCGGCTCCATTGATGCAGATCCTGCTGCTGCTATGCGTTACACTGAGTGCAGACTCGAC CCACTTGCAGAGGCAGTGTTGTTAGCTGATCTTGACCAGGATACG GTTGACTTTGTGCCGAACTTTGATAACTCACAAAAGGAACCAACTGTGTTGCCAGCTCGTCTTCCTGCTCTATTGCTTAATGGAGCTTCTGGGATTGCG GTTGGCATGGCGACGAATATTCCTCCTCATAACCTTGGGGAGTTGGTGGATGTGCTTTGCGCATTGATCCACAATCCAGAAGCAACG CTGCAAGAACTGCTGGAATACATGCCTGCGCCTGATTTTCCAACTGGAGGAACAATTATGGGAAACCTTGG GGTCTTAGATGCTTACCGAACTGGCCGAGGGCGTGTTGTAGTGAGAGGAAAAACTAAAGTTGAAATGTTGGATGCAAAGACAAAGCGCAATGCAGTTATCATCACAGAG ATTCCTTACCAGACAAACAAAGCCACGCTTGTTCAGAAGATTGCCGAACTTGTTGAAAACAAG ATACTAGAGGGGATAAGTGACATACGAGACGAGAGTGATCGTAATGGGATGCGTGTGGTTATTGAG CTCAAACGAGGAGGAGATCCAGCACTTGTGCTTAACAATCTTTACCGGCACACTGCCCtccaatcaagcttcagctGCAACATGGTTGG TATCTGTGATGGAGAGCCCAAGCTAATGGGTTTAAAAGAACTACTTCAG GCATTTATTGATTTCAGATGTTCTGTTGTCGAAAGGCGCGAAAGGTTCAAGCTTTCACATGCACAGAAAAGAAAGCATATTATTGAG GGTATTGCGGTTGGACTTGACAATGTGGAAGCAGTAATCCAACTCATCAGAAAAGCTTCCGCCCCTTCGGCTGCTTTACAGAGTG AATATGGGCTTTCTGAGGAACAAGCTGAGGCGATCTTGGCGATAAGTTTTCGAAGACTAACTGCTCTTGAG CGGAAGAAATTTACTGATGAGAGTAGTTCACTGACGGAGCAAATTACAAAGCTGGAACAGCTACTTTCAAGCAGAACTAACATTTTGAAG ttAATCGAGCAAGAAGCCATAGAGCTGAAGGACAGATTCTCAACTCCCAGGCGTTCAGTGTTGGAAGATTCCGACAGTGGTGACCTCGATGACATTGATGTCATTCCAAATGAAGAGATGCTGATG GCAATCAGCGAGAAGGGCTATGTGAAAAGGATGAAGCCTGATACGTTCAATCTCCAGAACCGTGGAACCATTGGCAAATCTGTAGGGAAACTTagagttgatgatgccatgtcTGACTTCCTCGTTTGTCATGCGCATGACCATGTACTCTTCTTCAG tgACCGGGGCATAGTTTACTCAACCCGTGCTTATAAGATTCCAGAATGCTCTCGCAATGCAGCTGGCACACCTTTGGTTCAG ATACTGTCAATGTCAGAAGGTGAAAGGGTAACATCCATTGTTCCTGTCAGCGAGTTTTCGGAAGACCAGTATCTCCTGATGCTGACAGTGAATGGCTGCATCAAGAAAGTACCTTTGAAGCTGTTCTCAGGGATACGCTCAACTGGAATCATAGCGATTCAATTG AATTCTGGTGATGAGTTGAAATGGGTTCGTTGCTGCTCAAGCGACGATCTTGTGGCTATGGCGTCCCAGAACGGAATGGTTGTCCTGAGTACATGCGATGGT GTTCGAACGCTGAGCAGAAACACAAAGGGAGTGACTGCCATGAGACTCAAGAATGCGGATAAGATGGCGAGCATGGACATCATACCTTCATCTCTGAGGAAAGATATTGAAGTGAAGTCAGAAGAAACTTCGGCTGA CAGGAAACAATCAACCGGTCCGTGGCTGTTGTTCGTGTGTGAGAATGGCTATGGAAAGCGTGTTCCTCTGAGTAGCTTCAAGCCTTCTCGCCTGAACAGAGTTGGTTTGATCGGATCAAAG TTCGCCGAGGATGATCGTCTTGCTGCTGTGTTTGTTGTTGGCTACTCCTTAGCTG AGGATGGAGAAAGCGATGAGCAAGTGGTTCTAGTGAGCCAAACCGGAACAGTGAACCGGATCAAAGTCAGGGACATCTCGATCCAATCACGCCGCGCACG GGGAGTGATTCTCATGAGACTTGATCATGCTGGAAAGATTCAGTCTGCGTCTCTGATCTCTGCAGCAGATGTAGAAGAAGAAGGGGAAGGAGTTCAGAGTCTTGAAGAGTCTGCTGCTAGCTTGTAG
- the LOC106389076 gene encoding DNA gyrase subunit A, chloroplastic/mitochondrial isoform X2, which produces MTPFCHSTVSIPNPNSLMSLSSTLRLSSSLLRRSLSHPRHFRFPLSDPLRRLRRTQPSGLRFISSLPPQSSNNGGLIISGDENSNGGGDPRIVPFELHKEATESYMSYALSVLLGRALPDVRDGLKPVHRRILFAMHELGMSSKKPYKKSARVVGEVLGKFHPHGDTAVYDSLVRMAQSFSLRCPLIQGHGNFGSIDADPAAAMRYTECRLDPLAEAVLLADLDQDTVDFVPNFDNSQKEPTVLPARLPALLLNGASGIAVGMATNIPPHNLGELVDVLCALIHNPEATLQELLEYMPAPDFPTGGTIMGNLGVLDAYRTGRGRVVVRGKTKVEMLDAKTKRNAVIITEIPYQTNKATLVQKIAELVENKILEGISDIRDESDRNGMRVVIELKRGGDPALVLNNLYRHTALQSSFSCNMVGICDGEPKLMGLKELLQAFIDFRCSVVERRERFKLSHAQKRKHIIEGIAVGLDNVEAVIQLIRKASAPSAALQSEYGLSEEQAEAILAISFRRLTALERKKFTDESSSLTEQITKLEQLLSSRTNILKLIEQEAIELKDRFSTPRRSVLEDSDSGDLDDIDVIPNEEMLMAISEKGYVKRMKPDTFNLQNRGTIGKSVGKLRVDDAMSDFLVCHAHDHVLFFSDRGIVYSTRAYKIPECSRNAAGTPLVQILSMSEGERVTSIVPVSEFSEDQYLLMLTVNGCIKKVPLKLFSGIRSTGIIAIQLNSGDELKWVRCCSSDDLVAMASQNGMVVLSTCDGVRTLSRNTKGVTAMRLKNADKMASMDIIPSSLRKDIEVKSEETSAEKQSTGPWLLFVCENGYGKRVPLSSFKPSRLNRVGLIGSKFAEDDRLAAVFVVGYSLAEDGESDEQVVLVSQTGTVNRIKVRDISIQSRRARGVILMRLDHAGKIQSASLISAADVEEEGEGVQSLEESAASL; this is translated from the exons ATGACACCCTTTTGCCACTCCACTGTCTCAATCCCTAACCCTAACTCCCTCATGTCTCTCTCCTCCACTCTCCGCCTCTCCTCCTCCCTCCTCCGCCGCTCCCTCAGCCACCCTCGCCACTTCCGCTTCCCCCTCTCCGACCCACTACGCCGTCTCCGCCGCACTCAGCCCTCCGGCCTCCGCTTCATCTCCTCCCTTCCTCCACAGTCCTCAAACAACGGCGGCTTGATTATCTCCGGTGATGAAAACAGCAACGGCGGCGGGGACCCTCGTATCGTCCCCTTTGAGCTTCACAAGGAGGCTACAGAGTCTTACATGTCTTATGCCCTCTCTGTTCTCCTTGGACGCGCGTTGCCTGATGTTAGAGACGGCCTCAAGCCTGTTCATCGGAGAATCCT GTTTGCTATGCACGAGCTGGGGATGTCTTCTAAGAAGCCATACAAGAAGTCTGCAAGAGTTGTCGGAGAg GTTCTTGGTAAATTTCATCCGCATGGAGATACTGCTGTTTATGATTCTCTTGTTAGGATGGCTCAG AGCTTCTCCTTGAGATGTCCACTTATCCAAGGACATGGAAATTTCGGCTCCATTGATGCAGATCCTGCTGCTGCTATGCGTTACACTGAGTGCAGACTCGAC CCACTTGCAGAGGCAGTGTTGTTAGCTGATCTTGACCAGGATACG GTTGACTTTGTGCCGAACTTTGATAACTCACAAAAGGAACCAACTGTGTTGCCAGCTCGTCTTCCTGCTCTATTGCTTAATGGAGCTTCTGGGATTGCG GTTGGCATGGCGACGAATATTCCTCCTCATAACCTTGGGGAGTTGGTGGATGTGCTTTGCGCATTGATCCACAATCCAGAAGCAACG CTGCAAGAACTGCTGGAATACATGCCTGCGCCTGATTTTCCAACTGGAGGAACAATTATGGGAAACCTTGG GGTCTTAGATGCTTACCGAACTGGCCGAGGGCGTGTTGTAGTGAGAGGAAAAACTAAAGTTGAAATGTTGGATGCAAAGACAAAGCGCAATGCAGTTATCATCACAGAG ATTCCTTACCAGACAAACAAAGCCACGCTTGTTCAGAAGATTGCCGAACTTGTTGAAAACAAG ATACTAGAGGGGATAAGTGACATACGAGACGAGAGTGATCGTAATGGGATGCGTGTGGTTATTGAG CTCAAACGAGGAGGAGATCCAGCACTTGTGCTTAACAATCTTTACCGGCACACTGCCCtccaatcaagcttcagctGCAACATGGTTGG TATCTGTGATGGAGAGCCCAAGCTAATGGGTTTAAAAGAACTACTTCAG GCATTTATTGATTTCAGATGTTCTGTTGTCGAAAGGCGCGAAAGGTTCAAGCTTTCACATGCACAGAAAAGAAAGCATATTATTGAG GGTATTGCGGTTGGACTTGACAATGTGGAAGCAGTAATCCAACTCATCAGAAAAGCTTCCGCCCCTTCGGCTGCTTTACAGAGTG AATATGGGCTTTCTGAGGAACAAGCTGAGGCGATCTTGGCGATAAGTTTTCGAAGACTAACTGCTCTTGAG CGGAAGAAATTTACTGATGAGAGTAGTTCACTGACGGAGCAAATTACAAAGCTGGAACAGCTACTTTCAAGCAGAACTAACATTTTGAAG ttAATCGAGCAAGAAGCCATAGAGCTGAAGGACAGATTCTCAACTCCCAGGCGTTCAGTGTTGGAAGATTCCGACAGTGGTGACCTCGATGACATTGATGTCATTCCAAATGAAGAGATGCTGATG GCAATCAGCGAGAAGGGCTATGTGAAAAGGATGAAGCCTGATACGTTCAATCTCCAGAACCGTGGAACCATTGGCAAATCTGTAGGGAAACTTagagttgatgatgccatgtcTGACTTCCTCGTTTGTCATGCGCATGACCATGTACTCTTCTTCAG tgACCGGGGCATAGTTTACTCAACCCGTGCTTATAAGATTCCAGAATGCTCTCGCAATGCAGCTGGCACACCTTTGGTTCAG ATACTGTCAATGTCAGAAGGTGAAAGGGTAACATCCATTGTTCCTGTCAGCGAGTTTTCGGAAGACCAGTATCTCCTGATGCTGACAGTGAATGGCTGCATCAAGAAAGTACCTTTGAAGCTGTTCTCAGGGATACGCTCAACTGGAATCATAGCGATTCAATTG AATTCTGGTGATGAGTTGAAATGGGTTCGTTGCTGCTCAAGCGACGATCTTGTGGCTATGGCGTCCCAGAACGGAATGGTTGTCCTGAGTACATGCGATGGT GTTCGAACGCTGAGCAGAAACACAAAGGGAGTGACTGCCATGAGACTCAAGAATGCGGATAAGATGGCGAGCATGGACATCATACCTTCATCTCTGAGGAAAGATATTGAAGTGAAGTCAGAAGAAACTTCGGCTGA GAAACAATCAACCGGTCCGTGGCTGTTGTTCGTGTGTGAGAATGGCTATGGAAAGCGTGTTCCTCTGAGTAGCTTCAAGCCTTCTCGCCTGAACAGAGTTGGTTTGATCGGATCAAAG TTCGCCGAGGATGATCGTCTTGCTGCTGTGTTTGTTGTTGGCTACTCCTTAGCTG AGGATGGAGAAAGCGATGAGCAAGTGGTTCTAGTGAGCCAAACCGGAACAGTGAACCGGATCAAAGTCAGGGACATCTCGATCCAATCACGCCGCGCACG GGGAGTGATTCTCATGAGACTTGATCATGCTGGAAAGATTCAGTCTGCGTCTCTGATCTCTGCAGCAGATGTAGAAGAAGAAGGGGAAGGAGTTCAGAGTCTTGAAGAGTCTGCTGCTAGCTTGTAG
- the LOC106386342 gene encoding putative pectinesterase/pectinesterase inhibitor 24, which yields MLSTYGKVDEREHAMLEARRKSRKRIAIIAVSLVVLAGIVFGAVFGTMANKKSTTADTNVNGDSISVSVKAVCDVTLHKDKCLETVGAAPNASSLNPEQLFIYAVKITIVEVSKARNAFSSSGGNTSMSACVELLDLTVDNLNDTLTSSQNGDVTLPELVEDLRTWLSSAETYQDTCVETLAEFNEQESKTFGESQLKNATEMTSNALAIITWLGKIADSFKLRRRLLSADVAVDFNVGRRLLQSTDLRKVADIVVAKDGSGKYRTISRALKDVPEKSKKRTVIYVKKGVYFENVKVEKSMWNVVVVGDGESKSIVSSRLNVVDGTPTFQSATFAVFGKGFMARDMAFINTAGPSKHQAVALMVSADLTAFYRCTMNAYQDTLYVHAQRQYYRECTIIGTVDFIFGNAASVLQNCKILPRRPMKGQKNTITAQGRKDPNQNTGISIHRCTISPLGDLTGVQTFLGRPWKNFSTTVIMDSSLHRFIDPKGWLPWVGDSAPDTIFYGEYKNFGAGASTKNRVKWKGLRFLSKKEATRFTVKPFIDGQRWLPTTKVPFRSGL from the exons atgttATCCACATACGGCAAAGTAGACGAGCGTGAGCATGCCATGCTGGAAGCTCGACGCAAGTCGAGGAAGAGAATCGCAATCATCGCCGTATCACTAGTCGTGCTCGCCGGAATCGTGTTCGGAGCCGTCTTCGGAACCATGGCTAACAAGAAGTCAACGACCGCGGATACCAACGTTAACGGAGACTCAATCTCGGTCTCCGTTAAAGCCGTTTGCGACGTTACATTACACAAAGACAAGTGTCTTGAAACGGTCGGAGCGGCTCCAAACGCAAGCAGTCTCAATCCAGAACAGCTCTTCATATACGCGGTCAAAATCACAATCGTAGAAGTCTCAAAAGCTCGTAACGCGTTCTCTTCCTCGGGCGGCAACACGAGCATGAGTGCTTGCGTTGAGCTTCTTGACCTAACGGTAGATAACCTCAACGACACGTTAACATCGTCACAAAACGGTGACGTCACGTTACCTGAGCTAGTTGAAGACCTCCGTACATGGCTGAGCTCAGCGGAGACGTACCAAGACACTTGTGTTGAGACTTTGGCTGAGTTTAACGAACAAGAATCAAAGACGTTCGGTGAAAGTCAGCTCAAGAACGCAACGGAGATGACGAGTAACGCCTTAGCGATCATTACATGGCTAG GTAAGATCGCTGACTCCTTCAAACTACGGAGGCGTCTGCTTAGTGCTGACGTGGCGGTGGACTTTAACGTGGGAAGGAGATTGTTGCAGAGCACGGATTTGAGGAAAGTGGCGGATATTGTGGTGGCGAAGGATGGATCAGGGAAGTATAGAACGATAAGTAGGGCTTTAAAGGATGTGCCTGAGAAGAGTAAGAAGAGGACGGTTATATATGTGAAGAAAGGAGTTTATTTTGAGAATGTGAAAGTGGAGAAGAGCATGTGGAATGTTGTTGTGGTTGGAGATGGAGAGAGCAAGAGTATTGTCTCTAGTAGACTTAATGTCGTTGATGGAACTCCCACTTTCCAGAGCGCCACATTTG CTGTGTTCGGGAAAGGGTTTATGGCAAGAGACATGGCCTTCATCAACACAGCCGGTCCATCCAAACACCAAGCCGTAGCTCTAATGGTAAGCGCGGACCTCACCGCCTTTTACCGATGCACGATGAATGCATACCAAGACACGCTTTACGTGCACGCACAACGCCAATACTACCGTGAGTGCACCATAATCGGAACAGTAGATTTCATCTTCGGTAACGCAGCGTCCGTACTACAAAACTGCAAGATCCTCCCTCGCCGACCAATGAAGGGACAGAAGAACACAATCACCGCCCAAGGACGTAAAGATCCGAACCAGAACACAGGAATCTCGATCCACCGTTGCACCATTTCTCCTCTAGGTGATCTAACAGGTGTTCAGACGTTTTTAGGCCGGCCGTGGAAGAACTTCTCCACGACGGTGATAATGGATTCGTCTCTACATAGGTTTATTGATCCGAAAGGGTGGTTGCCGTGGGTTGGAGACTCGGCTCCGGATACTATATTTTACGGTGAGTATAAGAACTTCGGCGCTGGTGCGTCGACGAAGAATAGAGTTAAGTGGAAGGGGTTGAGGTTTTTAAGTAAGAAGGAAGCGACTAGGTTTACTGTTAAACCGTTCATCGATGGACAAAGATGGCTTCCGACAACGAAAGTGCCGTTCAGGTCTGGTCTCTGA
- the LOC106389077 gene encoding calcium-dependent protein kinase 2-like, with the protein MGNVCVGPTISGNSLVQAVSAAIWRPRIGADQQASSHGKGEASKEAASSHGKAEVSKEASSSEPLPDQVQNKPPEQVTMPNPRSIPEAETKSKPDAPEEIKQEVVLQVETTKPETTKPDTKSETNPPEKKPDPNKPKHMRRVSSAGLRTESVLQRKTENFKEFYSLGRKLGQGQFGTTFLCLEKGTGKEYACKSISKRKLLTDEDVEDVRREIQIMHHLAGHPNVISIKGAYEDVVAVHLVMELCSGGELFDRIIQRGHYTERKAAELARTIVGVLETCHSLGVMHRDLKPENFLFVSKEEDSLLKTIDFGLSMFFKPDEVFTDVVGSPYYVAPEVLRKRYGSESDVWSAGVIVYILLSGVPPFWAETEQGIFEQVLHGDLDFSSDPWPSISEGAKDLVQKMLVRDPKRRLTAHQVLCHPWVQIDGVAPDKPLDSAVLSRMKQFSAMNKFKKMALRVIAESLSEEEIAGLKEMFKMIDADNSGQITFEELKVGLKRVGANLEESEILDLMQAADVDNSGTIDYKEFIAATLHLNKIEREDHLFAAFSYFDKDDSGFITHDELQQACEEFGVEDARIEEMICDVDQDKDGRIDYNEFVAMMQKGSIMGGGPMKMGLEKSISISLKH; encoded by the exons ATGGGTAATGTTTGTGTTGGACCAACCATTTCTGGCAACAGTTTAGTGCAAGCTGTTTCCGCTGCAATATGGCGGCCACGGATTGGAGCTGATCAGCAAGCCTCTTCCCATGGCAAAGGAGAAGCTTCCAAAGAAGCAGCTTCTTCCCATGGCAAAGCAGAAGTTTCCAAAGAAGCATCATCTTCAGAACCATTACCTGATCAGGTTCAGAATAAACCCCCTGAGCAAGTCACAATGCCAAATCCAAGATCCATTCCCGAAGCCgaaaccaaatcaaaaccaGATGCACCTGAGGAAATCAAGCAGGAAGTTGTTCTGCAGGTGGAGACTACAAAGCCTGAGACAACAAAACCAGATACAAAGAGTGAAACCAACCCACCGGAGAAGAAACCCGATCCCAATAAGCCTAAACACATGAGGAGAGTGTCCAGTGCAGGCCTTAGAACCGAGTCAGTGTTACAGAGGAAGACCGAGAACTTCAAAGAGTTCTATTCACTAGGAAGGAAACTCGGACAAGGGCAATTTGGGACAACGTTCTTATGCCTCGAGAAAGGCACAGGGAAGGAGTACGCGTGCAAATCCATCTCCAAGAGGAAGCTTTTAACAGACGAAGACGTTGAAGATGTGAGAAGAGAGATTCAGATAATGCATCACTTGGCTGGTCATCCTAACGTTATATCCATCAAAGGAGCTTATGAGGATGTTGTGGCGGTGCATCTTGTGATGGAGCTGTGTTCCGGGGGGGAGCTTTTCGATAGGATTATCCAGCGTGGGCATTACACTGAGAGGAAAGCTGCTGAGCTTGCGAGAACCATTGTTGGGGTTTTGGAGACTTGCCACTCTCTTGGTGTTATGCATAGAGACCTCAAGCCTGAGAACTTTCTTTTTGTTAGTAAAGAGGAAGATTCTCTGTTGAAGACTATTGACTTTGGACTCTCAATGTTCTTTAAACCAG ATGAGGTTTTTACAGATGTTGTTGGTAGTCCATATTATGTAGCTCCTGAAGTTCTTAGGAAGCGTTATGGTTCTGAATCAGATGTGTGGAGTGCTGGTGTGATTGTTTACATTTTGTTAAGCGGTGTTCCTCCTTTCTGGGCTG AAACCGAACAAGGTATATTCGAACAGGTCCTTCATGGAGATCTTGACTTCTCATCTGATCCTTGGCCAAGCATCTCTGAAGGCGCAAAGGACTTGGTGCAGAAAATGCTTGTGCGTGACCCCAAGCGAAGACTAACTGCACATCAAGTATTGT GTCATCCATGGGTTCAAATTGATGGTGTGGCTCCAGACAAACCTCTGGACTCTGCTGTATTGAGCCGTATGAAGCAGTTTTCTGCAATGAACAAGTTCAAGAAAATGGCTCTTAGA GTCATAGCCGAGAGCTTATCTGAAGAAGAAATAGCCGGTTTGAAAGAAATGTTCAAGATGATTGACGCAGACAACAGTGGTCAGATAACATTCGAAGAACTTAAAGTAGGACTAAAACGAGTTGGTGCTAATCTCGAAGAGTCAGAGATTCTTGACCTTATGCAGGCT GCTGATGTGGACAATAGCGGAACAATAGACTACAAAGAGTTCATAGCAGCAACTTTGCATCTAAacaagatagagagagaggacCATTTGTTCGCCGCCTTCTCCTACTTTGACAAGGACGATAGTGGGTTTATAACCCATGACGAGCTTCAGCAAGCTTGTGAGGAGTTTGGTGTTGAAGATGCTCGCATAGAAGAAATGATATGCGATGTTGATCAAGACAAA GATGGAAGAATAGACTACAACGAGTTTGTGGCAATGATGCAGAAAGGGAGCATCATGGGAGGAGGACCTATGAAGATGGGTTTAGAGAAGAGCATTAGCATCTCTTTAAAACATTAG